One Vicia villosa cultivar HV-30 ecotype Madison, WI linkage group LG5, Vvil1.0, whole genome shotgun sequence genomic window, atgtatctcttctatTATTATAGTGTGACAATCTTAGAGGTTACAGCAACAAGGGAGAATAAGGGTTTAGGGAATTCCAAGGAAAAACTTAGAAAGGCAAAGTTTTTTGGaaaacctttggagttatctaagggaattgggaaatacttctaaacaccttggatttgagtgattcttatattgagagtttGAGAGGTTGGGAAACATttgggtagaaaatagggtttgttctttGGGAACTGTGAacactattttcttgtaactcatttgtaatctcttgtaacaactttctgagtatagtgaattggagagctTCTCTCCCCCCAgagtagatcgtttgatcgaactgggtaaacaaaccttcatctttttctcgccttattttgttatattatctgTGTACGAATTATTATTGCTGTAGACCATTTATGCTGGTTGTTACTTTTTTTTTGCCTCACAgattgatattgaattttgtcgtAATTAACAATAAGATTCATAACATGTGTCTTACCCGTCGGTTAAATGTTAAAACTGAGATGAAAGGTTTTATATTCGTCGGTGAAAGGTTTTATATTTGTCGGTGCAATGTCAAAACAGAGGGAAAATGTGTTTTcattatttaaaaattccaaaaaggaTCTCCATGGAGATCGAAGCCATAACCTTTACACATTACCCGTCGGTTGAGTTAAAATTGAGAGGTAAAGTGACGCACTTTATATGACGCCCTTCGTTATCTCGCCTATAAAAAGGAGGTAAAACCTCTATTTCAACCTAGATAAAAGGCATTTTCATTGTAGTGTACATAGTTGATCTAAGAGGTCAAAAGGAGGAGAGGACTTTGTAGTTGCATCCATAGCGGAAGAATTTTCATACTTCAATTATACTAGTAATCTTTCGAAATAGGAAATTGTATGCATGATATTCTAATTTACTTTTTTGAGTCAACAATTGAATAATTTTAAGACTATCTAATTCTATGATGGTTCTTAAATGACAACGTTGGAGTAGAAGAGCGATACTAtaataaatgatttaaaaaaCCTTCGATAAATAGCACATCACTTTGATCTTCATTACAGGAGAAACCTATAAGCTAGTTACTTTTCTCATCCCAAATAAGCAACAAAACTAATCCTCTAAGACTTTGTTTACGAGTTTGGAGAGGAAGACTTgcgaaaatgaaaattaaaaaaaatatatatataggaaaatatttgatattttttgaaaaaatgattttatttagaatgataaaagagtcattatcatcactaaatttttaattttcagaatactataacaacataaaatatatttgaaaaatttatgtaagtcctCTTAAACCCTCtaaaaccctcattcaatacaattttttagttccCCTATTTTAAGAGGTTTTTgatgttataaataaaatcaaaccctccaaaaccctcctactcaaaatctttcaattcTCTTCACCCAatccttcctattttccaaagtcctcccctccctttccttccaaactcgcaaacaaaaccTAAGAGAGTTGCAACTTTCATTaacatttaaatttataaatcttAATTGTGGAGGTCGCCATCACACCTTTTACCTAACCTTATCATTTTTTTCTTTATCAAATAGATATAGATCTATATTTGTTATGTTGTATACATGTACACCATACTTCCTCTATTGGTTGTCACCCATAATTCTATAATTTCTCCATCTTCAAAATCACTACAAAGCTGAAAGGAAAACTTGATGAGGCTAAAAGTGAGGATCTTCATTTATCCAGACTTTAAGTGTAGATACTGAAAAAAATTGTCGATTACTTTCGAAAGTTGTCAAGTTTCTTCCTTAGGCAACTTGGCACAATAGGCTTTCCATTCACATCCATCTTtatatttaagggttaaatatgtttaaagTCCCTCAAAATTTAGACAATTTTACTTTTTGTCCCTCTAAAAAATTTCGTTAAAGAATTGTCCCTCTAAAGTTAGGAATTTTAACTTTTGTTCTCTCCTGCAACTTAGCGACTGAATTAGCGAAGGTTTTAGCATGAgtgaccaaaagttaaaattcctTATTTTAAAAGGACGGTTCTTTAACGAAATTTTTTAGAGAGACGAAAAGTGAAAATGTCTAACTTTAGAGGGActttaaacatatttaaccataacccttttttgttatttttagagAACTTTAAACCCCTACCAAATTGGACAGCATGGGTTGTTATTACTTAAAATAACTTTTGATACTAAAATATTTTCCTAACTCCCACTTATAATTAACCATGTCtttcaacaacttgaaaattggATATTTCTTTTTAGTAGTTCCACTATCCTCATCACTTTCACACCCACTTTCTAACTCTTCATTCTCATTTTCACTCTCATTAAATTCCTTCATATGTTATTTCTCCTTGTGTTCATCTCACTTGTGTTCTTCCTACTTgtgtttctttttatttctagTACCCTCTTGAGCATCTTGATAGTCAATCACATTATTCGTTTCCTGATCCATATAATCAACAGTATCATCAGAGTCATCAAATGAAATTTTTAATGCACTATCATACTTAAAACTCTCATCCTCATTATCATTAGAACTTACAATTTCCCCCTCATTCTCACACATGCACTACCCCCATCAATGTCCACCCCATTATGAATCTCACCATCTTGTCCCTCATCATCATGAACACTATCATGTTGTCCCTCACCTTACTAAACAACACCACCATGTAAATCCTCATGGTGTCCCTCGCCTTCTTGAACACCATCACCCAACAAATCATCATGGTATCCCTCACCTTCTTGAACACCACCACCTTGCAAATCCTAATGTTCTCCCTCGTCATTATGCCTCTCGCCTTCTCTAACTGCTTCTCCATAAAGTTTAGCAAGCAATTATTCTTCTTCCTTGAGATCAATAATGACCttatgatttaattcttcttcctCAAGAGGACCCTCATTAAACTTATGCTCATGCACATCAtgttatatataaatattcaCACTCAAATGCACCTTACAAAGATCTGAAATGTCTAATGCACCTTTGTCATCACTCAAAATATTCATCCCAGACGTTGGATCCTTGTACTATATTGTGCCTATTGTGCTATAATCTAGTTACTTTACTATGTCCACCAACTCAAATAACTCAACTTgtcaacaataatttttaattttgtcaTAGTTCTTCCTTCATATATAGTTAGTTCATTTTCCAAAAAATTAACAACCATGATGAATCAACAAAAAAAACCGTCTTCCATTACTACCTATGTCAGACAAATTTATAATTAGAAAAGGGCGAAAACCTAAACCTCGCATACAACTATGCATAAAATCCTAAAGTCTAAAACATATGAACCCtacactattaaaaataaaatatccaaCTACAACTGAAACAGATATCAGTTGAAAATGGAAATTCCTAGTAAGAGATGAACACCATaaatattaaacctaaattaaaaagAAGAGACAAATTATTCACCGATTTGAAAATAGAATCTTCAATTGTGATGAAGAATAAAACCTCGTGTTTCCCAAAAAACAATTTCACCTGAGCGCTAATTATCTGCAACACCTTCACCCTCGTCTCCTTTGTTAGAGTTTTTTTATACTAAGAAACTAGTAAGAGACTCGTGCTGTCGCACGGGTACATGTTTATTTGATGTAGTATTTTTTGAATAATGTGAAAGTCGATGTTAAATGCCACTAtgagcattttaattaaatttatttaattaatatgtaAATTATTAGAtatgaaaaaattataaattttgatagaatatttactttataatattataagaaatgtaaatgcaaaattttaaatataagtgaaaaatataaaattatttacttaattgtaagttgaacaataaatttatttgatattgtattaaatatatttgtttgatattgtattaaatatatttagataATGGTTGATTAAGGAGATTGTTTCTCAAATTAAGATAAtcgttgattaaaataaaatagatattgtgttgatagtaACCCATgacataaataaatttttaattttattaaaatacaaaaatagattattagtatctttaataataataaataaatataaaaaaaattaaaatgaaggtGAAAAAGTGTGGAAAAATGTGAGAGATTTGATATAttataatatgataaaaataataaaaaattgaaattaaatattatttaattaaattatttatatataagtaGAAATGTACACACTTAAAACTGAAATTTACATCAGTTATTTATGTCATTTTTATACCGATGTGTCTTGAAACttcaaaattatgaaaatttctttacccacctccctataggGGTCACCCCCTGCGAAATCTCTCATtcgcccctgcttcggagatgcatctccgaagtaattttttttatagatttttttaggcttcgaaaatgcattttcgaaaacaccaaaaaattggtgttttcggagatgcatttcctaACCGTCAGATCTGTACAGTCTAGTATAAAAATCTCTTGAGTGTTATTGTGAAATTCTTAACTGAAACGTTGGAAGACAAAACACACAGTTAAGAGGCGAAATTAATTTGTGAAGCAGAGAGaaggaaaaacaaaacaaaatacacCAAATCTTTGTTTTCTCTTCCTTATCAGACAAAACGAAGCAAAAAGGAAAGCATATGTAAGATTGATGAGTTGAGTCATTAAAGGAAGAGATATATAAATCTAGATTAAAGAGTTGCAGAGTAAGAGAGAGGAAATAAGAGTAGCTTGAGTTGTTGTAAACATGTAAAAACAAAAGGAGTTAGTGCAGTGAAAGAAATGGAGGTTGAAGAAGGAAGAGTTGGAGAAAGATACCTGATATTGTTGAAGAAGAAACTTGAAGAAGGTGATAAAAGCAGCGGCTCTAGGGTTTgtggagaaaagagagaaaagagaaaatggGTGAAACGAAGTAACGTTGTAAGACTGAGTtttttttgggggggggggggggatatTTAATTTGGACCAATTAGATGTTGACAAGTGGTACATTAtgtcaaaaaaattgaaaagtgaatAGCTAATTTGTTAATTATCATTTTGTCAAAAGTGaagtgtaaatttttttaggGGAAAGGGCAAAATCGGTAGTTTGGACAATTGATTAGTATTTGATAGATAGTAGATGAATTGACAAACTCTTTACTTAACTTATAGCCCTTTAATCAATCATACGTGTTCAATCAATCATGTGTGTCTTAACTTAATCTCCGCATTAGCGCCAATTAAGTGGCTAGTACGTTTGACTTTTACTAATAGATCTAACATAAAGGACAAATGTGGCACCTTTTGAATAAATAAAGGAATGATCAAATTGGTCATTTATAAAGATAAAAAGACCAAAATGAATTCAAAGGTGTAATTAAGCGATGAAAAAAAGTATTTAGACAAAAGACGATACCCATGCAAATGttttatgataattaaaataaattaatagttaattaaaataattctgttaaattatatattttttatttaataacatTTTATTCATATACATAAAATGATtaaatgtgacatttattttaagACTGATGAAGTAATTTGAAGGCTTAAAAATGTAGAATATATTCTGCtgtcaaattattattttaaataaattttctcttattattattatactttgACATCAAGATATTTATGTCAAATCCGGCATCCTATAATTTTTATATACAGAAATGTATAAATAAagaatacaaaataaaaataaaaataaaagagacatTAAATATAAACGTATACAATATCCCAAACAGTATCGGTATGTTAATGTTTAAATAACAAAAATGTATAAAGACAACAAACAAAGTAACAAACTAGGATCACAATAACAATAATATCCTACCTCTCCAAACCAAGAAAATACAAACACACATGTCATTCAATACTTTTGCAGCCATGCATTCTAGATAATGCTCTTAACCTGAATTGATTGGAGAGCCATAGGAGTTGCTCTTGTTGGTGCAACATCTGAGACCACTAGAACAACATCTCCTTTGTTGATCAACCCTTTCGATTTCATAAGGTCGACCGATTTTGAGATGTTCGATTCAGCTTCATCTGATAAGTCAACAAGAAGTGGTACAACACCCCATTGCAAATTTAGTGCCATTCGCGTGTTTTCATCGTCGGTGAAAGCAAAGATGGGAGGATCGGGACGGTTGCGCGATAGTAATGATGCCATGTGTCCGTGCTTCGTGTAAACAAAGATGGCATCCACACCAAGATTGTTGGCTGCATAAAACGGGTAAGTTTCGATTATTAGTTTTGCAGATTTCATAACAAGTTTTCGTGTTGGTTTTGTCTGAACGTGAGTTGAATGTAAAATGATTTATGTTTAGACATTTTACATAAAATTGGGTTGAACAGTATTCAGAATCCCTTTTAACAGGTTGGAAATATACCAAAATCACTTTTAAGTCTTCGGAATCACTTGactctttcaaaaatttcatctAAACATACATTCATAATCGCAGGTTGCGAGAAATAGTGTGAAGACGTACCCATTTCGACCGCACAATTGCATATTTGCTCGGTGATGCAATCCGGCAATGATGCTCCGAGTTTATGGTGATTGAGAAGGCTTTGTCTATTTTCTTCTCTACTCCATGATTCCATTCTACTGCTAGTCATATCCAACACTGCCAAAGCTTTCTGTCCAAATGAACCGATAGCCGACTCACCGGATAACATCAAAGCATCAGCGTACTGGCGAACCGCTTCGGAAATATCCGCTACCTTATATTGAGTAAAGGCAGAGATTATTGTAACAGGTAAGTACAGAGTTTGGCGTTTCAAATGAAAagttattttcatatatatataaattgattTTACCTCGGCACGAGTTGGTGTTGGATACTCAACCATTGACTCGAGAAGCTGAGAAGCTACAATCACTGGCTTATTTTGTTGTCTGCAAATACGAATTATATCCTCCTGGACTGTAGGAATCTGTTCAAGTGGTATCTCGACTCCGAGGTCACCACGAGCTACCATGATTCCATCGGAAGCTTTTACTATTTCCTCTAGATTATGAAGAGATTCTAAGCTTTCTATCTTTGCCAATACTTTTATGGGCCTGAAACAATCATTTACCATTATTGATCTGTGCTAAGATAACTTTGAACTAAAGCACTTATACAGAAGAAAACACTTTTCAATGGAACAACAAACTATTTGATATTGATAAACTGTATAAACGATTTTTCGGCGAATCTATGATTTCTTACTTGGCTGATTTGTCAGAGAGGTAGTTCTTTAGATCCTTAACAGAATCCGCATGATTGACAAAGGATAAGGCAAAAAAATCAACCCCCTCAGCTATACCAAAGTTAATGTCAGCCCAATCCTGTGGATAAGTTTATAAGATAAAACATATCAGGGAAAGATTTTTGAAACTCATAGCCACTATTCAAAGAATTATACCAAAATATATAAGTGCGAGAAAAAAGACGCTTCGCGGCAAAATATACCTTTGTTGATAGAGTAGGGAGCTTGTAATTCCTCCTTACAAGCTTTCCATCTCTCCAAGAACTAAATTTGGCTCCTGGTAAGAAAAGACCAGCATCTATGCACTTACAATGCAAATCATTTCCAGTTTTTTCAATGACTACAAAGCATGACATTCCGCCGTCAATAACAAGTTCATCGCCTACTTCAATACCTGACAACCATTAGCAAATTCAAAATTCGCTCAATCGCATAATAACATGTAGTATGCTCATTGGAAAATACAAGGAACGGGTCGATTCTTCAATCATTCGGCAAAATATTACTACCTTCAGAAAAACCTGGATAGCTTGCTTGAACTGTTAATGGACGAGTACCTTCAAACCGTTCAGCAGTGAACAACCAAATTGAATCTTCCTGAGATTGAAACAAGAAACACATAGTTCCAAATTCAAATACAAACAATCTCTATGATGCATTGGCACAGACACAGACGTCAGTCACAAGTGACACGTCCACatagtaataattttaaaaagatagAAGAGAATATAACCACAAGTGTCGTGTTGGACACAACACCGACACGACACTAGGCACGATGCGACATGGAACTAGCCTATCATAGCAATTGGTAAAAAAACAGATGAaagcatggttttaaattgcagtcCACAACCACAACGGCAATATTGCTGATGCGGTAGTCTCCAGAACCGCATCGAAATTGCAGTGTGATTTAAAATCTCACGTTGGACCAGGAACCACATTAGACAAATTTGTCCATGTTTcttaagtattttcatcaaaactcAAATTTTTTTCCAAACACCACTCAATCAAAATTCACGCTACAGCGGTCGCAATGCGCATCACTTCAACTGCAATGACCGCAATCACAACATCTGCAaccacaatttaaaaccatggatgGAAGAATAAATGAGGTTACCTCAACTTTAACTGAGGAAGGTGCTCCATGATCAACAACATGAATCTGACTACCCTCAGTATCAATCATAACCGAAACCGCAAACCCCTTTTCCTCATTCAGCTTCTTAATCTTCCTAATCACATCCCGGTGCCATTCTCTAGTCCCATGACACATATTAAGCCTCGCAACATTCATTCCACCCAATGCCATCTTCTCTAAATCCTCCAACGAACTACAAGCAGGGCCAACCGTACACACAAGCTTTGTCTTCCTCAACCCTTTAAAACCCTTCACCATTAACTCTCCTTCTGAAACCATATCCAACCCCAAACTTCCCTCCAATGCAACACTACTTGTTCTTTTCAAACCCTCTACATCCACTTCCGCTATTGCTCTAACCTTAACACTATGTTTTCTCTTCCATTTCTCACCTCCCTTGAAACAAAATCCAAGATTTGAAACCCTGTTACTCAAATCAACTGAATGGTGACTAGATTGTCTCACGAGGGTTATATTTCCAGGTGAAGCAGCCATTGACTTCAAAACCATGGCCATGAGATTTTTGATGGAACAATGAAGTTGTGCCGAATGTTGAGATCCAAGTTGTGAACTTTATCGCAATATAGGTGTTGGGTTTTGAAGGGTTTTGTTGTAAACTCCGTCAGAGTTTGGACTTTGGTCGTGAACAAAATCAGAAACgttgtaaaaaaaaaaggttgTCTCTTTTGTGTCAAAAAAT contains:
- the LOC131601989 gene encoding pyruvate kinase isozyme A, chloroplastic-like, whose translation is MAMVLKSMAASPGNITLVRQSSHHSVDLSNRVSNLGFCFKGGEKWKRKHSVKVRAIAEVDVEGLKRTSSVALEGSLGLDMVSEGELMVKGFKGLRKTKLVCTVGPACSSLEDLEKMALGGMNVARLNMCHGTREWHRDVIRKIKKLNEEKGFAVSVMIDTEGSQIHVVDHGAPSSVKVEEDSIWLFTAERFEGTRPLTVQASYPGFSEGIEVGDELVIDGGMSCFVVIEKTGNDLHCKCIDAGLFLPGAKFSSWRDGKLVRRNYKLPTLSTKDWADINFGIAEGVDFFALSFVNHADSVKDLKNYLSDKSAKPIKVLAKIESLESLHNLEEIVKASDGIMVARGDLGVEIPLEQIPTVQEDIIRICRQQNKPVIVASQLLESMVEYPTPTRAEVADISEAVRQYADALMLSGESAIGSFGQKALAVLDMTSSRMESWSREENRQSLLNHHKLGASLPDCITEQICNCAVEMANNLGVDAIFVYTKHGHMASLLSRNRPDPPIFAFTDDENTRMALNLQWGVVPLLVDLSDEAESNISKSVDLMKSKGLINKGDVVLVVSDVAPTRATPMALQSIQVKSII